TCCAACTGAAAATGTATCTTTTTCTTCTGGTACAGCAAGGAGTTGTCTGCCCTTGTGAGCAAACAAGTCAGGACTAAGATCGGAGTTATGATTTGTAGCACGAGGCATTAATATCAGATTACTGAAATGGAAGAAAATATAACTTTATTGCTGAGATACATACATCTAACACCCAAAACATTAAAGTAGATTTGGAGATGAGTAACTGAACCAGAAAGTTGATAGTAAATTTAAAACATGAGATTTGTTTGCTGGCTTTATCGCCCtgtgaacagtcagggtcattttgaggcagggtctccttgtagtagttggtgactacttcaaTGAACATGTTAATATGTGGCCCATATGAACTGAATCATTTAACTATTATCAATGGTGTTGACCACAATTTGTTTAATGTTGTTGTGAAAGCCATCtaacagaatatatatttatatataaggtagCTAATCATTCAGTTCAGGGCTTATAAGTGCTAAAAGACTAAATACAAGAAGATTCAAATTACTCTTCTGCTTGAAAGATTAATTAGTAATACATGATCAAACCGATCTTTGTTTTATAGCATCAAAGTCTTACCTGAATGTGCCAAAATTGAGtgtgaaaaaaacaaatacagcCATGAGGCAGATCTTCTTGGCAGGGGAGGCCATTCCAGTGCCTTTACCCTTCAGCTCCTCATTCTggggaaaacaaacaaatgtatgtaaGAGACAATCTCACCTAATGAGAGATGGTTGGTTTTGTTGAATCTGTGAAGTgagtgtatatatgtgtacgaAGTGTATGATGTTGGAGAATAAAAACTACAAATCTTTTTGAAATTGTTCTTAAAATATGACACTAATTGTCTGTGGCATGAATGTTGTCAGGTAGATTTAAAAGTAAGTTAatgatattgttgtatgtattattgttatattattattgCATGGGCTAACCATGAAAGATTTGCCCACACAATTTCAAAGCTCCATACCACAAAAGAATGTACACAcgaacatttcatgttataaaGTAGCTGAAATTCGACCACAGGTTAAAATGACTGTTTCTAATTTTTAGACTTGTCTTCGAAATATCAATTCTAATAACATTTTTTCTATTGtcgttttattttttatttcctcATGAAATTATACCAACAGCACTCAAAATTCCTCGGTTCCCTAAATACCATACACTATGAGCTTTGTTTTCCCAACACTAAAGAAATCCTTTTGGCTTTCACAATTACGAATTTTAAATGATGGAGTAACCTTAAGAATCTGAAGCCTGTACGTCCATCTCCTTATGAATTCTAATTATAATAATGGCCAGTATATATTATAGTATCATAGCTCCCCCTACCTCTGTTTGAATGATACACAGCCTTCGTCTCAACTCCTCATTCTCCTGCTGCAGTTTTAGATTCAGTTGATTATATTGGCTTAGTTGTTCCTCCAGTGTCTGTAGATACTGTTAATAAGGCAAGTCATTAGTCATCTAACATTACATAATACGACTTGCAGGAATAGCTTCCTCTTCAGGACAGAATTTTGAAACGGTCAAAGATTTACTGGATGACATGCATTTGAATGTGAAGTAATGctcaaaataacatatatacttaataaggataaatatcataataaacaaacaacacaactTCTACACAGGTAAAATCATTGCTTtgtttacacaaatatacatgactattaagtattttttctgtaacacacatcacacttacTTCTTTCTTGCGTTTTCTTGACAAACTAGCAGATTCTCTATTTTTGATCATCCTCTGCTGTCTTTTCACATTTTTCATCTGGAAATTGAATATTACAGAATGaggtcaaatatatcaaatcttgcttcagaaaataaaatacaggTTGTTGTCTTTCTGGTTTACTACAGACAGAATTGTGTCATTCTCTTAGGATTAGCTACAGTTCTTCACCTATAGATCCCAGATAGTTAATTTCCATTGAAGTATGTTATCTTAGTCTGTTTTAGATTTGATAACTGTatttaaagggagacaatctaTTGTATGTTATCACAAAACAACAGATAACTTTGGTATCAAACCATGAAATATCAAcgaagggcgataactctgtatATTCTGGGGTAACTGGTTTCAGTATGAAATACTCCAACATCTGAAGACATGTTTACGAGTAAAATATTTCGCATTTGTAGGTCAACGAATCTATCAGATCTGCCAAGGCAATGTGATGCATGGCTATGAAGACTGATGTGAAGATGGGGTAAAAACCTAAGTCCCATTCTGTAGTGCTCCAGGGGGATAATATACAACCAATATCTCTTTCTTAGCTTCCAGCTATATTCTGGGGATTAAATACATCTAACACCTCTTTCATAGCATTCATTTGTATTCTGGGGGGACTTAATACATCTAACATCTCTTTCTTAGCTTCCAGTTGTATTCTGGGGACTAAATACACCTAACACTTCTTTCTCAGCTTTCAGCTGTATTCTGGGTgattaaatacatttaacatcTCATTCAAAGGTTTTACTTGGAAACTTATCATGATTTTAAGGATTTTAAGcatgtacaatgtttttttattacaattttttttttaaagattattaAAATAGTATACCTCATGATCCACTTGCACTATGGGACTGGCAGTCATTTGAGGTGGTGAGATAACTGTTGTAGTAACTTTAGGAATTTCCACCTTGGTTTTCTGGCTTGTAGATGGAGGCTGGAATTTCAAAACTCCTTGTGAAGTAAGTCTCTTAAATTCTTCAGGTGTGAGCACCAATGGTTTCCCAGGTTCTGAATAAAAGACATCACAGTAATTATTTAACtatcaacaaacaaaaattcattttcattgtatattcataaataaatgtataaaatgtcACTAATAATGAAATCATCCTGTTTTCCAAACTTTATGCAAATAAATTCTTTAacacatgaaatattttttaaacattattctTTTAATTTAACTGGTATTAAATGTTCAGTAGGTTGTACAGTACCTGTCTTTGGGATAGCTGGTTTCTGTACAGTGGCAGTTTTATCTGACGACAATGGTTTGGGCTGAATCTTGACTTTGGAATTCAGAATGGAGTTGATGTTGATGGATGTATCAAACCCAGTGAGAACTGTGCTACAAGTTTTCGACGGAGCGTTGATGATCACGGATGACCCAATATCTGACTGGTCACCAATGTATGTGAAGGATGATTGAGGAATGGTTTGGCCCTGACTTGTCAGGATCATCGATTGTGGAGATGATGGTGGACTTTCTATCTTAAGGTCCTGATCAACGGTGTATATCTTATGTGACTGCAAGGAAGGACATCAAAGATACTGATGCTGGAGTTTCTTAAAAACCATGGCTGATGTCACAAAGTTCCTCGTcaaaatacatattgatattCTTTACAAAGATTcacatttatattatatataattatgtaagaACCAGGATAATCTTGGCATTCtaataaataataaagaaattgtCAATATCATAGTTATATATGATAACGACTGCTCACAAACATTTATTACACCATTTGCCAATCTGTCAAAGACGGTACAAAACCCTGTGGTGCTGTGTACAAAGATGAGTGCCTTACCTGTGACACTATTCCGTCAGAGCCCTCCGAGGACAGGGATGATGCTGGAGACAGAGGCTCCTGTTTGATCAGGAGGTCTGGTGATGGCTGATTTTCATATTGCACTGTCACACCTGGTAAACAGATATTCTGGGCATGAGCATGTGATACtctttgtttaaaacatttatactaTGAATACATagtgattttgtcattatttttgtGTTACTGGTAtttaatatctaaaaaaaatccaCTGTGTGACAACCTAACTACTTATTAAACCATATGATAATCTTATAAACTTTCTACATTAATAATATCAAATCACTAATTCCACTTATAAACTTTCTACATTAATAATATCAAATCACTAATTCCACTATCTGTTTACATTAATATAAGTGATTAACACACTCGTAATTCTACAGCTCGATGAGCTGACCACTAATTCTAGTATATATTAccataattatgatataacacTTCATCCATTTTATGACTCACCAACTCACCACTAATTCTACTGTCATACACTCACCACTAATTCTACTGTGTCATACACTCACCACTAATTCTACAGTGCCATACGTATACGTATACACTCACCACTAACTCTactgtcatacatgtacactcaCCACTTATTCTACTGTGTCATATGTATAGATCTAGACTCACCACTAATTCTACTGTGTACTAAACACTCACCACTAATCCCACTGTCCGAGCTGTCACTGAACTCCTGTTGTAGATCATCATGGAATGTTGTACATGAATCAGCAAATGCTGTAAACGTGTCATTATTTATGGCATCCAAAGTCAGCTGTAAACAAACAAGCAGGTTTAATTTCAAAAGCATGGCCTTTTCCATAAATCTTACATTGTTTTAAACTCATGAGATGTGATGCCAACTATTATCCTGAAAAAATTGTATGTCTCACATGCT
The window above is part of the Pecten maximus chromosome 2, xPecMax1.1, whole genome shotgun sequence genome. Proteins encoded here:
- the LOC117322044 gene encoding cyclic AMP-dependent transcription factor ATF-6 beta-like, with the protein product MSLNMVSEVDRRFYSNNLLSNEDLEADMDLSEILGMDTALSPEDLVRDFPDDFPTLTLDAINNDTFTAFADSCTTFHDDLQQEFSDSSDSGISGVTVQYENQPSPDLLIKQEPLSPASSLSSEGSDGIVSQSHKIYTVDQDLKIESPPSSPQSMILTSQGQTIPQSSFTYIGDQSDIGSSVIINAPSKTCSTVLTGFDTSININSILNSKVKIQPKPLSSDKTATVQKPAIPKTEPGKPLVLTPEEFKRLTSQGVLKFQPPSTSQKTKVEIPKVTTTVISPPQMTASPIVQVDHEMKNVKRQQRMIKNRESASLSRKRKKEYLQTLEEQLSQYNQLNLKLQQENEELRRRLCIIQTENEELKGKGTGMASPAKKICLMAVFVFFTLNFGTFSNLILMPRATNHNSDLSPDLFAHKGRQLLAVPEEKDTFSVGSFMPDYPFSRLKKFMEENPEHAKEINNKTLYQLYTCPSYFNKTESIRLADQLSGWMKRHEQQKKKKPRKPVSRENRPITSSHSLRELRHMREQHYRTQENQLQLFQGDTVRNFWQSLPRRNDTFYVLSFNSDYFLIPAVAHNKTMRPRMSLVMPATSLNETMQPPAGNIGMMQIDCEVLNTQLIHVHKSALPRHNTSESFFP